From Stigmatopora nigra isolate UIUO_SnigA chromosome 17, RoL_Snig_1.1, whole genome shotgun sequence, a single genomic window includes:
- the LOC144210248 gene encoding microtubule nucleation factor SSNA1-like, translating to MSQQAAALQNYNHELVNCIDDLCSKREELNRQIKLEEEEKERLQHDIRVFSGKLSKVNESLAQRMAARATFDRTIAETESAYTKILESSQSLLTALKHEAGNLTKASEPRKKEH from the exons ATGAGCCAACAAGCCGCTGCCTTGCAGAATTACAACCATGAGCTCGTCAatt GTATTGACGACTTATGCTCCAAACGGGAAGAATTAAACCGCCAGATAAagctggaggaagaggagaaggaaCGACTGCAGCACGACATTCGCGTCTTCTCCGGCAAACTAAGCAAAGTCAATGAAAGCTTGGCGCAAAGAATGGCTGCCCGTGCCACCTTTGACCGCACCATCGCTGAGACCGAGTCTGCGTACACTAAG ATTTTAGAAAGTTCCCAATCACTCCTGACTGCCCTGAAGCACGAGGCCGGAAACCTCACCAAAGCGTCCGAGCCACGCAAAAAAGAACACTAA